The following DNA comes from Occultella kanbiaonis.
GCGACGAACAGCCCGTCCGGCGCCCGCTGGGCCAGCAGGGCGGCGGACAGCGCGGCCTTCCCACCCGGGCCCGCGCACAGGTCCAGCCAGGTGCGGTCCGGACCCTCCACGGGCACGGCCGCGGCCGCGAGGGCGACGAGCTGGCTCCCCTCGTCCTGGACGCCGATGCGCCCCGAACGCACGGCTTCGAACGCGCCGGGGTCACCGCCGCGAAGCACGAGAGCGGTCGAGGCCCACCGGCCGGGGTCCGCGTCGGGCACGTCCTCGGGCGCGGCCAGACCGGGACGCACCACCAGATTCACCGCCGGGGAGGCGTTGTCGGCCTCCAGCAGTGCCTCGAGGTCGCCGTCACCGGGACCGGTCTGCGCGAGTGCCGAGCGCATGGCCCGGACCACCCAGGCCGGGTGCGAGTGGACCGCGGCCAGGCGGGCGGTCTCGTCCTTCGCATCGGCGCCGATCAGGTCCAGCCACTCGGCGAGGGGGCGTTCGGTGATGCGCCGGAGGACGGCGTTGACGAGTTGGGAGGGTCCGGTGCCGCAGGTGGACCGGGCCAGACCGACGGTCTCGGAGACGGCCGCGTGACCGGGCACCCGCATGCCGAGGACCTGGTGGGCGCCGAGCCGCAGCACGTCGAGGACCTCGGCGTCGAGGCTCGTGGCGTCGCGGCGGGAGGCATGGGCGATGATCGCGTCGTAACGGCCCTGCATCCGGAGCGTGCCGTAGGTGAGCTCGGTCGCGAACGCCGCGTCCCGGCCGCGGATCTGCCGCTCGGTCAGGACCGGGGGCAGCACCAGGTTGGCGTAGGCGTCGGTGGCCGCGACCGACCGCAGCACGTCGTATGCGGCGCGGCGTGCGGGGTCTGTGCCGCGGTTGCGCTCGGAGGGGCGGGAGGAGGTGCGCTGTGAGTCGGGGCGCCGGCCGCGGTCGCGCGAGCCCCGGCCCTGAGCCGGCCGGCCCGATCCACGGCCGCCCCGCTGCCCGCCGCCCGAGCCGTGGCCACTGTCCCGGTCCCCGCCGGGGTCACGGCCACCGCCCTGGTTCCCGCCGCCCTCAGACATCGGAGCCGACCTCCACCCGGTCGAAGGAGGCGTCCGCGGGCAGCCGTGCGCCGCGCAGCCAGTCCGAGGCGGCCATCCAGCCGCGACCCGGCGGGGCGATCGCGTCGAGCCGGACCGCCTCCGAGCCGGTCCCGACCAGCACGGCGCCGTCGACGTCCGCGAGCTGCCCCGGGGCAAGGCCGGCGTCCTCGACCACCGGCAGCACCGGGCCGAGCTTGTACCGATCGCCGTCGCGGGTGGTCCAGGCACCGGGGGCGGGCGTGCAGCCGCGGATCCGCCGGTCGATGGCAAGCGCCGGCAGCGACCAGTCGACGCGCGCGTCCGCGCTGTTCAGGCGGGGCGCGAGGCTGATCCCGTCGGTGGCCTGGGGCACCGGCCGGGCGGTGCCGGCCTCGATGGCGTCCAGCGTGGCCAGCATCAGCGCGGGCCCGGCCTCGGCCAGCCGGCCGAGCAGGTCCGCAGCCGTGTCCCGTCGCCGGATCGGCTCGGTGAGGGTGCCGTAGACGGGTCCGGTGTCCAGCCCGGCCTCGATACGGAACGTGCTCGCACCGGTCATGTCGTCGCCGGCCATGATCGCGTGCTGCACCGGGGCGGCGCCGCGCCAGGCGGGCAGCAGGGAGAAGTGCAGGTTCAGCCACCCGTGCCGGGGCAGCGACAACGCGGGGTCGCGCAGCAGCGCACCGTAGGCGACGACGGGTGCACAGTCGATGTCCAGCGCGGTCAGGGCCGCCAGCGTCTCCGCCTCGTGCGGCCGCGAGGAGGTGATGACCGGGACGCCGCGCTCGTCCGCGAGGGCGTGCACGGGACTCCGGGTGATCACGCGCTTGCGGCCGACCGGTGCCGGCGGCCGGGTGAGCACGCCCACCACGTCGTGGCTGGAGTCCAGCAGGGCCGCCAGGGTGGGCAGGGCGACGGCGGGGGTGCCCGCGAACAGCAAACGCATACGGGGCAGTCTAGGAGTCCGGGATGCCCAGCCCGAGCGCGACCAGGTCCGCGCGGAACGCCTGCGCGTCCGTGAACAGCAGCGCCTGGAAGCCCAGGTCCGCGGCCGCGGCCACGTTGGCCGGTGAGTCGTCGATGAATACCGTCTCCTCGGGCACGAGCCCGGTGGTGCGGATCAGCAGTTCGAAGATCGCGTGGTCCGGCTTCGCCAGGCCGACGGCGCCGGAGACCAGGATGTCCTCGAACTCGGTCAGCACCGGCGCGGCCCTCGGGGCGTGCTCGAACGTCTCGGCGGACCAGTTCGTCAGGCCGAGCACCCGCACCCCGGCGGCCATCAGGTCCCGTGCGATCTGCGCCGTGCCCGGGACCTCGCCGACCAGGGAGCGCTCGAAGTCACGCAGGTAGGCATCCATGTGGTGGACGTGGTCCGGCGCCCGGTCCGCGACCTCGGGCCGGGCCTGCGCCCAGGTGCGGCCTGCGTCCAGGGACCGGTTCAGGGTCGGGAAGTCGACGGCTGCCATGAACTCGGCGACCTCGCCCTCGCTGAGCCGGCCCTCGAAGACCGCCACCGGGTCCCAGCGGATCAGGACGTTGCCGAGGTCGAACACGACGGTGGTGATGGTCCGGTCGATCTTGGTCACGCGGGGGCCTCCTGGCCTGGGCGGTGTGATGGAACTCACCACAAGTGGTCGGGGTCGATGCGGACCCGAACGACGCCGGGTTCCTTGCGGGCACTGCGGATCGCCTGCGCCTGGGCCAGTGCGACGCTCAGCTCGTCCCCGGCGCGGCGGTCGATGCGCACCAGGGTACGCAGCATCTCCTCCTCCGCGGCCTGTTCCGGGCCGCCGGCGTCCTCGACCGGCACCGGGCCGAGGACCTCCGCCTCGGCCGGCAGACGCAGGTGCCGCATCATCGAAGCGAGCGCGCCCGAACCGCCGGTGAGGGTGGCGAGCCGCACCAGCGGCGGGAACGAGAGCTCCTGCCGCTCGCTGAGCTCGCGCCCGGCGTGCCCGACGGGGTCCCAGCGCACCAGGGCCTGCACGGGCACCGGGGCACCCTGGCCGAGGATCATCACCTCTCCCCCGTCACCGGAGGACCGGACCAGGGCCGCGGCACGCAGCCAGCGGCGCAGCGCCTCCACCCCGGCCGAGAGCTCGGGCCGGTTCGTGATCAGGGCGGCGTCCAGGAGCAGGGCGCCGGTGTACCCGCCGTCCGCCGATGGTTCCGCGCCGGGCGTGGCGACCACGAGCCGGGGTGCGGCGGGCACCCGGTCCAGCACGCCGCCGTCGCGCCCGGAGACCGTCACCGGCACCCCGGGGAACGCGCGGCCGAGCTCCTCGGCGGTGCGGCCGGCGCCGGTCCGCATCGCGCGCACCGCCGTGGCGCCGCACTCACCGCAGGCCCACGCGGTGGCGTGCCGGCCGCACCAGCGGCACTGCGGCGGCGCGTCGGCGCGATCGAGCCGGAGCGGGCCGTGGCAGTGGCTGCAGCGGGCGGGGGTGCGGCACCGGGCGCACGCCACCACCGGCAGGTACCCGGCCCGGGGCACCTGCACCAGGACCGGCCCCCGCGCGAGGGCCCGGCGCGCCAGTGCGATCGCCGGCGCCGGGATCCGGGCCCGGCCACCTTCGCCCTCCCGGGCCAGGTCCGCCTCGCCGGGGGCGATCACCCGGGGCGCACGGGCGCGCACCATGGCGCGGTCCGCCTGCAGTGAACGGGCCCACCCGTCGGCGACGAGCAGCTGGGCCTCGGGGGTGCGGGCGAATCCGCCGATGAGCGCCGCGGCGCCCGCCAGGTCCGCCCGCTGGACCAGGACCTCGCGGGTGTGCGGGTACGGCGCGCGCGGCTCGGCGAGCAGGTCGTCCCCGTCGTCCCAGCAGACCACGAGACCGAGGTTCGGCAACGGCGCGAACGCGGCGGACCTGGTCCCGACCACCACATGGGTGCGCCCGGTGAGGGCGCGCACGAACCGCCGGTAGCGGGCCGAGGCGCCCTGCTCGGCGGTGAGCACCACGTGCTCGATCTCCAGGGCGTCCAGCGCGGCCCCCAGGGTCGCGACGTCCCGGGCGTCGGGGACGCTCACGATGGCGTCGCGCCGGCCGGCACGGGTCGCGAGGACCGCCACGGCCACGGCAACGGCCCAGTGCGGGTGTTCGGTGCCGCCGAGCTCGACCCGTCCGGGCAGCGCGCACCAGGCGGCCCGCGGTGAGTCGCCGGCGCCGATCCGGCGCAGGAAGGCGGCACCGCCCGGGTAGTCGGCCCAGTGCGCGAGTCGGTCGGCGTCGAGGACGACGTCGGCGCTGGTCGGGTCGGGCAGAGGTGCCTGCCCGACGGCGGAGCCCGCCTCGGGTGCGGACGCCGGCTGCTCGGGAACGGCCTCCGGCTGCGCGAGCACGGCCTTCTCCGCGGTGGCGTGCCGCGGTGGAACGGCCAGGCGGAGCACGTCGGTGCTGGTCCCGGCGTAGCGCCTGGCCACCGCGCGAGCCAGCTCGTGGACGGCCGGGGTGAGCACGGGCAGCGGCGAGACCACCTTGCGCAGCGGCGCGAGGGTGCCGGGGTGCGTCGTCCCGGACGTCCGTCCGATCAGGTACCCGTCCCGGTCGGTGCCGGCGAACCGCACCTTGACCCGCACGCCCGGCTGCGCGGCGGCGTCGAGGGCGTCCGGGATGCCGTAGTCGAAGGTGTGGTCCAGGTGCGGCAGCGGCATGTCGACGAGCACCTGCGCCACCGCTGCGAACCGGGTGGAAGCGGGCGCGGGTGCGACGAGCCCCGGGTCGAGGAGGCTGGGTTGTTCCGGTGCCGGCACAGGACTGATCCCATCATGAACGACGGACACCCCACGTCCGGGGTCCACAGGGACCCGGGCGTGGGGTGTCGGCGCAGCGATCAGGCGACTGCAGCCTTGAGGGCGTCGACCCGGTCGGTCCGCTCCCAGGTGAACTCCGGCAGCTCGCGCCCGAAGTGGCCGTAGTTGGACGTGAGCGCGTAGATCGGCCGGAGCAGGTCCAGGTCCGCGATGATGGCCCGCGGACGCAGGTCGAAGACGGACGTGATCGCGTCGGTGATCTTCGCCGTCGGAACGGTCTCGGTGCCGAAGGTCTCCACGTACACCGCGATCGGGTGGGCACGACCGATCGCGTAGGACACCTGCACCTCGCAGCGGCGCGCCAGCCCGGCGGCCACGATGTTCTTCGCGACCCACCGCATGGCGTAGCACGCGGACCGGTCGACCTTCGACGGGTCCTTGCCACTGAAGGCGCCACCGCCGTGACGGGCCATGCCGCCGTAGCTGTCGACGATGATCTTGCGGCCCGTCAGGCCGGCGTCGCCCATCGGGCCACCGACCACGAACGTGCCGGTCGGGTTCACGTAGAGCTTGTAGGAGGAGACGTCCAGACCGGTCTTCGCGGCGTACTCGCCGAGGACGTGGTCGATCACGTGCTCGCGGATCGCCGGCTCCAGCTGGTCCGCGAGGCGGACGTCGGCCTCGTGCTGTGTGGAGAGCACGACCGTGTCGACGGCCACCGGGCGGTCACCGTCGTAGGCGACCGTGACCTGCGTCTTGCCGTCGGGCCGCAACCCCGGCACGATGCCCTCCTTGCGGACCTGGGTCAGGCGCGCGGAGAGACGGTGCGCGAGCACGATCGGCAGCGGCATCAGCTCGGGCGTCTCGTCGGTGGCGTAGCCGAACATCAGGCCCTGGTCGCCGGCACCCTGGAGGTCGTTGGGGTCGTCGTCGGTGGCGTCCGTGCGCACCTCGAGGGCCTTGTCCACACCGACGGCGATGTCCGGGGACTGCTGGCCGATGGAGATCGAGATGCCGCAGGAGTCGCCGTCGAAGCCGATGTCGGAGGAGGTGTATCCGATGCCGTTGACGACGCCGCGGATCAGTCGCGGGATCTCGACGTAGCTGTCGGTGGTCACCTCCCCCGCGACGTGCACCAGACCGGTGGTCACCATCGTCTCGACCGCGACCCGGGAGGTCGGGTCGGCGGCGAGCATCGCGTCCAGAATCGAGTCGGAGATCAGATCGCACACCTTGTCGGGGTGCCCCTCGGTCACAGACTCCGAGGTGAAGAGGCGAGTAGTCATGGGGGCGAGCCTAACGGCAACCGGGCCCCACGGTTGCGCATCGTTCAGTCCGTGAACAGCGGACCGATCACGTCCCAAAGTCCTGCGGCCACCTCGTCCTTGGTGCCCTGGACGGTCGCGACCTCGGCACCGGACGCGTCCAGCACCACCACGTGGTTCGGCACGTCGCCGAAGCCCTGGCCGTTGCCGACCTGGTTGACCGCGAGCAGGTCGGCCCCCTTGCGTCGTGCCTTGGCACGACCGTGGTCCAGCACGCTGCCGCCGGCGTCGCCGGTCTCGGCGCCGAACCCGACGATCACCTGGCCCGGGCGTCGCCCGGCCGCGAGGGCGGCGAGGATGTCCGGGTTCTCGGTCAGCTCGATCGGCGCGACCGATCCGTCCGCGGTCTTCTTCGTCTTCGACCCGGCCACCTGGACCGGTCGGAAGTCGGCGACGGCGGCCGCCATGACGAGCACGTCGGCGGTGCGCGCGCGGTCGGTCATCACGTCGTACAGCTCGGCGGTCGTCTCCACGGCGGTGACCCGGACGCCGTCGGGCAGGAGCGCGGCGTCCACGTTCGCGGCGACCAGCTCGACGTCGGCGCCGCGGGCGGCGGCGACGGCCGCCAGGGCGGCGCCCTGCCGCCCGGAGGACCGGTTGCCGATGAACCGGACCGGGTCCAGCGGTTCGCGGGTGCCGCCGGCGCTGATCACGACGCGACGTCCGGTCAGCGAGCCCGACGGCGTCGCCCCGTCCGCGGTGGGCGCGGCAGCTGCCGGGTCGGTCACCAGGGCGAGCGCGGCGAGGAGGATCTCCTCGGGCTCCGGCAGCCGGCCGGGCCCGGAGTCGGCGCCGGTGAGCCGCCCGTCGGCCGGGTCGAGCACGTGCACGCCACGCTCGCGCAGCGTCGCGACGTTCGCCCGGGTCGCCGCGTGATGCCACATCTCGGTGTGCATGGCCGGCGCCATCAGTACCGGGGCGGTGACCGTGAGCAGCGTCGCGGTGAGCAGGTCGTCGGCGTGGCCGCCGGCGGCACGGGCGAGCAGATCCGCCGTCGCCGGGGCGACGATCACGAGCTCGGCCGCCCGGCCGAAGCGGACGTGGTCGACCGTGTCGGCGCCGTCGAAGACGCTCGTGGTGACCGGGTGCCCGCTGAGGGCCTCCCAGGTCGGTGCGCCCACGAACGCCAGGGCGGCGTCCGTGGGCATGACGCGCACGTCGTGCCCGGCCTCTCGGAGCAGGCGCAGCAGCAGGACGGCCTTGTAGGCGGCGATCCCCCCGCCGACCCCGAGGACGACGTGCACGCTCGGGCTCAGTCCTCGGTCGGCTCGACCGTAAGAAGACCCTCGTTGATCTCGCGCATGGCGATGGAGAGGGGCTTCTCCTGCTGCTTGGTCTCCACGAGCGGGCCCACGTACTCGAGCAGCCCTTCGTTCAGCTGCGCGTAGTAGGCGTTGATCTGACGCGCACGCTTGGCGGCGTAGATGACCAGGGCGTACTTGGAGTCGGCTGCCTCGAGGAGTTCGTCGATCGGCGGATCGGTGATGCCCTCGGGTGCGGCAACGGTTCCTGACATGTCGGGAGAACCTCGTGTGTGCTTGGGGGTGTTCGAACGCTCTAGTCTAGCGGTTCACATCGTCGGTGTGTGTGAGGCGCTCGCGAGGCTGGGGCGCGCACCCCATCAGGGCCACGAGCTCGTCGGTGGCCCGGTGCACGTCGTCGTTGATGATCGTGTGGTCGAACTCAGCCGCAGCGGCCAGCTCCACCTGAGCGGTGACGAGCCGTCGCTCGCGCTCCTCGGCGTCCTCCGTGCCGCGGCCCTCGAGCCGGCGGACCAGTTCCTCCCAGCTCGGTGGAGCAAGGAACACGAACCGCGCCTCGGGCATCGTCTGACGCACCTGCCGGGCGCCCTGCAGGTCGATCTCCAGCAGCGCCGGCTGCCCGGCGGCGAGCCGCTCGGCCACCGGCTGGCGCGGGGTGCCGTAACTGTTGCGCCCGTGCACCACGGCCCATTCGAGGAACTCCCCGCCCGCGACCATGGCCGCGAACTCCTCCGGCTTGAGGAACAGGTAGTGCACGCCGTCGATCTCGCCGGGGCGGGCCGGGCGGGTGGTGGCGGAGACGGACAGCCAGATGTTCGGGTAGCGGGCCCGCAGGTCCGCGGAGACGGTGCCCTTGCCGACGGCGGTCGGACCGGCCAGGACCGTGAGCCGAGCGGGGGTGGTCTGCTCAGCCAAACCGCTCGACCAATTTGGCGATCTGGTTCGGTCCGAGGCCGCGTACCCGGCGGCTCTCGGAGATGCCCACCTCGGTCATCACGGCGCGCGCGGTGATCTTGCCCACCCCGGGCAGGGACTCCAGCAGCGAGAGCACCTTGAGCTTGCCGACGGCGTCATCCGTTGCTCCCTCGGCGATCACCTCGGAGAGCTTGCCACCGGAGTACTTCAGCCGGTTCTTCACCTCGGCGCGGGTGGCGCGGGCAGCGGCGGCCTTCGCGAGCGCATTCGCGCGCTGCTCCGGTGTCAATGGGGGAAGAGCCACGGTGATTACCTTCAACTCTCGAAGCGGTGGTCGGCGAAGTCGTTCCTAGGCAACCTAGCGATGCGAACGCCGCAGATCAATCGCGGGCGTGGTGGGCGGGCCCACTATCCGGCGACGGCGCGGCGCAGTTCCTCGTTGATCGCCCGGGCGGCCGTGAGCAGGTCGCCGGCGTCGGGCCCGGCCCGCAGAACGTCCCGGGAGCTCGACGGCAGCACCGCGCCGAGGGCGTCGGCGAACACGTCGCGGATCTGCGCCGCACCGCCGCCCTGGGCGCCGACCCCGGGTGCCAGGAGCGGGCCGCGGACGGCGCCGAGGTCCACCCCGAGCTCGCGGGCCGCGGAGCCGACGGTCGCCCCGACGACCAGCCCGACGCTGCCGAGCGGGGCACCCGCCTCGATCTCGGCGGCGTTCGCCGCAGCCGCCTGCCGCGCGATCAGCGCGGCGACCGGGACGCCGTCGGCCAGGGCGTGCTGCACCTGGGCACCCTCCGGGTTGGACGTCAACGCGAGCACGAACACCCCGCGGCCCGTTGCCAGGGCCGCGTCGATCGCGGGCCGCAGGGTCTCGAACCCCAGGTAGGGCGAGAGTGTGACGGCGTCTCCGGCCAGCGTGGAGTCCTTGCCGAGGAAGGCGTCGGCGTAGCCGTCCATCGTGGAGCCGATGTCACCGCGCTTGGCGTCCACCACGCAGAGCAGGTCGGCGGCGCGGCAGGCCGCGATCGTGTCCTCGAGAGCGGCCATGCCGGCGCTGCCGTACCGCTCGAAGAACGCGGACTGCGGCTTCACGGCGGCGATCTGCCCGGCGAGGGCCTGGACGACCCGCAGCGAGAACTCGCGGACCCCGCTGGCGTCGTCGGGCAGACCCCAGCGCTGCAGCAGACCCACGTGCGGGTCGATCCCGACGCACAACGGGCCACGGGCCGCCATCGCCTCGCTGAGCCGAGTGCCGAACCCGGCTCCCGCGAACGTCTCGCCCGCGCTGGTCGTCGACGTCGTGATCGCACTCATGTCCGCTCCCTCGTTCCCTGGTGGTTATTGTGCCGGTCCTGTTCGGTGTGGCCCAGTCAGGCGCGCCCGGCGGCCTCGACCCGGTCCGCCCTGGCGGCGTCATGCTCCTGGAGCGACCGGACCGCGAACGGCCCCCGCCGGATCGCCTCGATCGCCTGAACAGCTGCCGTGAACTGCTGCGTGGTGGTCGAGATTGCCTTGTCAGCGGCCGTGGTCGCGGTCCGGATGTCGTACCCGTCCGCCCGGGCCCCCTTGCTGCCCGGGGTGTTGATGACCATGTCCACCTGCCCCGCGTTGATCAGGTCGATGATGGTCGGCTCCCCGTTCGGGCCGGGACCGTCGGAGGCCTTGCGGACCACCTCGGCGGCCAGGCCGTTGCGGCGCAGCACGCTCGCCGTGCCGGCCGTCGCGAGGATCCGGAACCCGAGCTCGATCAGGCGGCCGGTCGCCATCGTCAGGGACCGCTTGTCCCGGTCCGCCACGGACACGAACACGGTGCCCTCGGTGGGCAGGCCTCCGAACGCCGCGGCCTGCGACTTCGCGAACGCGAGCGGGAAGTCC
Coding sequences within:
- the coaBC gene encoding bifunctional phosphopantothenoylcysteine decarboxylase/phosphopantothenate--cysteine ligase CoaBC is translated as MHVVLGVGGGIAAYKAVLLLRLLREAGHDVRVMPTDAALAFVGAPTWEALSGHPVTTSVFDGADTVDHVRFGRAAELVIVAPATADLLARAAGGHADDLLTATLLTVTAPVLMAPAMHTEMWHHAATRANVATLRERGVHVLDPADGRLTGADSGPGRLPEPEEILLAALALVTDPAAAAPTADGATPSGSLTGRRVVISAGGTREPLDPVRFIGNRSSGRQGAALAAVAAARGADVELVAANVDAALLPDGVRVTAVETTAELYDVMTDRARTADVLVMAAAVADFRPVQVAGSKTKKTADGSVAPIELTENPDILAALAAGRRPGQVIVGFGAETGDAGGSVLDHGRAKARRKGADLLAVNQVGNGQGFGDVPNHVVVLDASGAEVATVQGTKDEVAAGLWDVIGPLFTD
- a CDS encoding RsmB/NOP family class I SAM-dependent RNA methyltransferase, with protein sequence MSEGGGNQGGGRDPGGDRDSGHGSGGGQRGGRGSGRPAQGRGSRDRGRRPDSQRTSSRPSERNRGTDPARRAAYDVLRSVAATDAYANLVLPPVLTERQIRGRDAAFATELTYGTLRMQGRYDAIIAHASRRDATSLDAEVLDVLRLGAHQVLGMRVPGHAAVSETVGLARSTCGTGPSQLVNAVLRRITERPLAEWLDLIGADAKDETARLAAVHSHPAWVVRAMRSALAQTGPGDGDLEALLEADNASPAVNLVVRPGLAAPEDVPDADPGRWASTALVLRGGDPGAFEAVRSGRIGVQDEGSQLVALAAAAVPVEGPDRTWLDLCAGPGGKAALSAALLAQRAPDGLFVANEVAEHRARLVEQSMTAVRGLLPGIEVRTGDGREIGGTEPGRYDRVLVDVPCTGLGALRRRPESRWRRSPSDLSALGQLQRELLTSALAATRAGGVVAYVTCSPHLAETRFVVEDVLKRTDGATLLDAVEVLAGVSAEPLGDLDGPYVQLWPHRHGTDAMFLALIRA
- the mihF gene encoding integration host factor, actinobacterial type, producing MALPPLTPEQRANALAKAAAARATRAEVKNRLKYSGGKLSEVIAEGATDDAVGKLKVLSLLESLPGVGKITARAVMTEVGISESRRVRGLGPNQIAKLVERFG
- a CDS encoding HAD family hydrolase gives rise to the protein MTKIDRTITTVVFDLGNVLIRWDPVAVFEGRLSEGEVAEFMAAVDFPTLNRSLDAGRTWAQARPEVADRAPDHVHHMDAYLRDFERSLVGEVPGTAQIARDLMAAGVRVLGLTNWSAETFEHAPRAAPVLTEFEDILVSGAVGLAKPDHAIFELLIRTTGLVPEETVFIDDSPANVAAAADLGFQALLFTDAQAFRADLVALGLGIPDS
- the rpoZ gene encoding DNA-directed RNA polymerase subunit omega; translated protein: MSGTVAAPEGITDPPIDELLEAADSKYALVIYAAKRARQINAYYAQLNEGLLEYVGPLVETKQQEKPLSIAMREINEGLLTVEPTED
- a CDS encoding primosomal protein N', translating into MPAPEQPSLLDPGLVAPAPASTRFAAVAQVLVDMPLPHLDHTFDYGIPDALDAAAQPGVRVKVRFAGTDRDGYLIGRTSGTTHPGTLAPLRKVVSPLPVLTPAVHELARAVARRYAGTSTDVLRLAVPPRHATAEKAVLAQPEAVPEQPASAPEAGSAVGQAPLPDPTSADVVLDADRLAHWADYPGGAAFLRRIGAGDSPRAAWCALPGRVELGGTEHPHWAVAVAVAVLATRAGRRDAIVSVPDARDVATLGAALDALEIEHVVLTAEQGASARYRRFVRALTGRTHVVVGTRSAAFAPLPNLGLVVCWDDGDDLLAEPRAPYPHTREVLVQRADLAGAAALIGGFARTPEAQLLVADGWARSLQADRAMVRARAPRVIAPGEADLAREGEGGRARIPAPAIALARRALARGPVLVQVPRAGYLPVVACARCRTPARCSHCHGPLRLDRADAPPQCRWCGRHATAWACGECGATAVRAMRTGAGRTAEELGRAFPGVPVTVSGRDGGVLDRVPAAPRLVVATPGAEPSADGGYTGALLLDAALITNRPELSAGVEALRRWLRAAALVRSSGDGGEVMILGQGAPVPVQALVRWDPVGHAGRELSERQELSFPPLVRLATLTGGSGALASMMRHLRLPAEAEVLGPVPVEDAGGPEQAAEEEMLRTLVRIDRRAGDELSVALAQAQAIRSARKEPGVVRVRIDPDHLW
- the metK gene encoding methionine adenosyltransferase; this translates as MTTRLFTSESVTEGHPDKVCDLISDSILDAMLAADPTSRVAVETMVTTGLVHVAGEVTTDSYVEIPRLIRGVVNGIGYTSSDIGFDGDSCGISISIGQQSPDIAVGVDKALEVRTDATDDDPNDLQGAGDQGLMFGYATDETPELMPLPIVLAHRLSARLTQVRKEGIVPGLRPDGKTQVTVAYDGDRPVAVDTVVLSTQHEADVRLADQLEPAIREHVIDHVLGEYAAKTGLDVSSYKLYVNPTGTFVVGGPMGDAGLTGRKIIVDSYGGMARHGGGAFSGKDPSKVDRSACYAMRWVAKNIVAAGLARRCEVQVSYAIGRAHPIAVYVETFGTETVPTAKITDAITSVFDLRPRAIIADLDLLRPIYALTSNYGHFGRELPEFTWERTDRVDALKAAVA
- the fmt gene encoding methionyl-tRNA formyltransferase, coding for MRLLFAGTPAVALPTLAALLDSSHDVVGVLTRPPAPVGRKRVITRSPVHALADERGVPVITSSRPHEAETLAALTALDIDCAPVVAYGALLRDPALSLPRHGWLNLHFSLLPAWRGAAPVQHAIMAGDDMTGASTFRIEAGLDTGPVYGTLTEPIRRRDTAADLLGRLAEAGPALMLATLDAIEAGTARPVPQATDGISLAPRLNSADARVDWSLPALAIDRRIRGCTPAPGAWTTRDGDRYKLGPVLPVVEDAGLAPGQLADVDGAVLVGTGSEAVRLDAIAPPGRGWMAASDWLRGARLPADASFDRVEVGSDV
- the pyrF gene encoding orotidine-5'-phosphate decarboxylase, which translates into the protein MSAITTSTTSAGETFAGAGFGTRLSEAMAARGPLCVGIDPHVGLLQRWGLPDDASGVREFSLRVVQALAGQIAAVKPQSAFFERYGSAGMAALEDTIAACRAADLLCVVDAKRGDIGSTMDGYADAFLGKDSTLAGDAVTLSPYLGFETLRPAIDAALATGRGVFVLALTSNPEGAQVQHALADGVPVAALIARQAAAANAAEIEAGAPLGSVGLVVGATVGSAARELGVDLGAVRGPLLAPGVGAQGGGAAQIRDVFADALGAVLPSSSRDVLRAGPDAGDLLTAARAINEELRRAVAG
- the gmk gene encoding guanylate kinase, producing the protein MAEQTTPARLTVLAGPTAVGKGTVSADLRARYPNIWLSVSATTRPARPGEIDGVHYLFLKPEEFAAMVAGGEFLEWAVVHGRNSYGTPRQPVAERLAAGQPALLEIDLQGARQVRQTMPEARFVFLAPPSWEELVRRLEGRGTEDAEERERRLVTAQVELAAAAEFDHTIINDDVHRATDELVALMGCAPQPRERLTHTDDVNR